Part of the Tenacibaculum sp. SZ-18 genome, AAACAACTTTATTAAAATTACTTCCTGATGCTCTGATTTTCTGAAGAATAAGATAGAACGCCAGCTTAATAATTGCCAAAGAACTTAAGGTAATTATCAATGTTTTAAATTGAGTATTTACTATTTCGCCTTCTTTAAAAATACCGAAGTACGCGAAAAACCCGAGTGTAAAAAATAGTGCTTGAACAACTGTTAACCTTAGTAACCTGTATAAATTAGTAAATCGATATACCTTATAATAATTGGAAATTACAGCGGTAATTAACCAAAATACTGAAATATAAGAATGAAACTGAAAACTCTGATGTGCTTTCTCAAAAACAACAAACACAACAAAATTGATAACTAGTAAATCTACTATTACTAAGAAAGAGGTTGTATTTCTAATTAGTTTGCTAACCAAGGTAAATTAGTTTAAAATTTTATCAATCATTGCATCTATTTGAAACAACTTTTTACTTGTTTCAGTTTGGTTTATGTTTCTATTATCATTATTTATTAACTCCTCAAAGATATTCTTAATTTTTATGGAATCCCAAGAGGTGACTATTGTTTTAAAGTTATTTTTTTTAAATAATTGTTCAATTTCACTTCCTTTATCCGTAATACACACTACATTAGTTCCGCTAAATAATAGATTTGGTAATTTAGACGGCAACGATCCTTTTGATGTTCCTGGTAGTTGAGGAACTACTTGAATATCACTTTTCGCATACAATTCTTCAATATTCTTTTTTGGCACTAAAGGATGAAAGAAAATATTTGTATTTGTATTTGATCTTTTTAATTCGTCAAAATGTATTCCTTGAGAAAATATATGAAACATTACACCATTTAATTCCTTACTGCTATCATTAAATATTTTAAAAAGTCCTTTAGGATCTTGCTTTTCTCCTAATGCTCCAGAATAAACAATATGCTTATGAGTGTTTGGAAGTATGTTTTCTAAATCGTTAGTTTTACTTTTTGAATTGATGGTGATAAAAGGATATTGAACCTGTAATTTTGAGATAGGAAGTTTATATATTTCTTGAGCTGTATCTTTCATTTCTTGTGACAAAAAGATTAAACTATCACAAGATTGATAACATCCTTTTTCAACATAATGAATTAATTTTGATATAACTTTACTCAACAAACTGGTTTTCTGATTCGCATATATTTCTTGTAAATCATGAACCATACCTACTTTTTTGGTTCTTTTTTTAAGGAATAATTTTGTTACTAAAAACCCTAAACTAGGAGGAAAAACAGGAATAACAATATCGGTATTACTTCTAAGTTTCGATAAATTTCTTAGTAAGAAAAATGTAAAGCTCAATTCTAAAATTACCCTTCGAATTGTTGCATTATTCGTGAATTTTAAAAACCATCCTCCTCTTATAATTTCAATCCCATCAATATCTTCAGAACTTTTGTTAATCTTCCAACTTGGATAAAAAGGATGAAAACACAACACTTTTACATGATGACCTCTATTTTTTAATGCTATGGCCATTTCAGTATTAAACTTTCCTGTGGATATCGGCTCAGGAAAAAAGAAAGGAGTTACAATCGTGATATTAACTTTAGTACTAGTCAATTTTTACTTTTAAATTTATTGAGAATTAATTACGGTCTTTTACAATTTTAGCAGGATTACCGTATGCTATTTTTCCTGCTGGAATATTTTTATAAACACTACTTCTGGAACCAACAACAGACTGTTTTCCTATGGTGATTCCTGGTGCAACAAAAACATCTGTAGCTAACCAGCACTCATCTTCAATACAAATTTCTTTCGCATAAATCGGGAAAGATACTTTCGAATAATCATGAGATCCAGTGCATATATATGATTTTTGTGAGATAACCGTATTACTTCCAATAGTTATGTTTCCTAAGTTATACAAAACTACATCGTCACCAATCCAAGAATGATCGCCAATTTTCAATTTCCAAGGGTATGTAACTCTAACAGTTGGTCTTATGATTACATTTTTTCCAATTTGAGCACCAAACATACGCAACAAAAAACGTCTCCACCCATATAGAAACTGAGGCGAAGTTCTAAATAAAACTCCTTGAACGATCCACCAAAACTGAACTGTAAAAGGATTCTTACCACGAAAATTAGGTGGTAATTTAAATTTTTGAAGATCTTGTTTTTTACGCATTCAGTATATCTATGAAATTTTCACCAAAATTATTTAATGAAAAATTTTTCTGAAAATAAATCTCATTAAATTTTGCTTTTTCTTCTACAAAATCAAGATTTTGTGCTAAATAAGAAAGTGTAACAACAATACTTTTTACACTTTCTTTGGCTATAAATTTACCATTTTTTGAGTCTTGAATAATATCAGGAATACCCGCATGAGCTGTTGTTACCACACAATTTTTACTTGCTAACGCCTCTAATATAGAAATTGGTTGTCCTTCCATTTTATAAAAAGTTGGTAGTATGAAAGTATTACTCCAATAAAGCAAGGATTTCTTATCTTCTTCCTTAACAACTCCAACATATTCAGTAAACTTTAAACTGTTTAACTTCTCCTCAATGTTATCCTTTAAGTTTATATCTATATTTCCGGCAATTTTAGCCTCATAGAGAATATTATTTTCCTCTAAACTAATTAATGCATCCAATAAATAAATTATCCCTTTCTCCTGCATTAAGTTACTTAAAAACACTAATTTTAACTTACTAAAATCTTTCTCTCGCTCATCACGTAGATAATCTTCTGCAAAATTATATAAAACGTGAATTTGATCAGAATCCAAAAAAGGAGTTAGATTATTTTTTAGAGATTCTGATAGTACAATTCCTTTAGAAAATCTCTTTACCAAATATTTAAATAATCTTTTCTTTTTGCCTGTCAAACTTTGGTAGCAATCTCCTAAATGATTTCCATGAACATGAATTATTAACTCTTTATTAAGCAATGAGCCTAGTAAAATAAATACTGCATATTTAACAATACCAAAAAAGGTTTGACCTGGAGTGATGTAAATAGCATTACTAGAAAAAACTTTATAAAGATGTAGATTCAAACTAAAATAGAACCATGCCTTTTTTATTGAGAAACTTCCTAAATCTTCACTAAAATTTGGATTAGAAGTATTGACATAATCTACGGAATAATCATCTGATTTCTCAAGAATTTCTTTCACAACTTTATTAGCTAAAGAAACTCCCGAAATAGGATCGGGTAAAGGTCCAATTAGTAAAATTTTAGACTTCATTACTACTTAAATAACTTTTCAACCCAAAAAAACATGTAAAAAAACTAAAATAAACAACTCCATTCTCTCTCTCCAAAATACTTTCAGTTAACATATTTGCTAAATAAAAGACACAAATAACGACGAATAAATGATTCTTCTGTTTTACGGCTAATTTGATATTATAAAAATTTACTCCTAAAAAAAGCATTAAGAGTACAATCCCTCCAATTAACACAAAACTTATGTATTGGTTATGAGAGTTGTATTTGTCCTTCCTTAACGTTTCATTCGTATAACTGTTTATTAGTACTTTATTAAAATCACCGATTCCATGTCCTAAAAACAAAGATTGTCCCATTGGCTTCAATGACGATTTATAAATTTCAGCTCTCATGTTTGTTGATGTGAAATTGTTTTCAGTTAAAGGAGTAATATTTAACAACTCTTTAAAATTATTTCTCAATTTAGAAGAAGAAAACAAAAGAGTAAAACCTACCAATGATAATAACAATACTCTTAGTTTCATTTTTTTATTTAAAATAAATATAACAGCATAAGAAAGAACTATACTCAAAGATAAAATCGGACCTTTCTTCATCAATATTGATAAAAAGAAAAGTAAAATTGTAGCTAAAAATAAAATCCATTTATTATTATTTTTCATAAACAAGTAAAAACAAAAAACAAGAGCAATTCCTATATGCATTGAAAGATAAATCGGGTGTATACTGAATTTATCTAACTTTTGATCTACTATAATTATATAATGCCTCATTGCATTAAAGACATTTGCATATTTCACACAGTACCATAAAAATATGGACATATTAAAACCTATTACACTTAAAACATATGTGTATAAAAACTTATTTTTATTATTATAAATATTTTTGTAATCATCAATCGATATCAAAGAGAATAATAGAGGAAATAACAAAAGAGATAACATTGTTTGTAGTTTTAAACTCGCATAACGCATATCTTGCGAATAAAAAACAGTTAGCAATATAAATATGTAAACACTACTATTTATTAAAAAAAATTTCCAGTTGAACTTTTGCTTATTTGTAATCGCTTTAATGATAAGTATTAGTGCAAATAAAACAATTGCTATTGATTTTAAATTTCTAGGGAATAAAACCAAAGAGAATAACAACATGAATGCAATATTAATTTCTTCGTTCCTTATGAATTTCAATATCTTTTTCATATTATTTTTTTAAAGCATTATGTATAATTATTTCAACAACTCTAGGAAAGTAAACAACTGCAAGTAAAGGAGCTATAAAATAAGAAAAACCATTTGTAAAATCTCCTCGCAATAAAAACAATAAGTGCATTGCAAAATAAAAAGCCATTGTTTTTTTTAACATATCTTTCCCTTTCAACCAAGTTATCATTATTGATAAAATATGCGCTAAAATAATTGCATAAATAACTACCCCTACAATTCCAAAATTTAAAAACCCCTCTGAAACAAAAGGGCAAGATAAATTAGTGTGATTATATCCATAATCACTAACTAAATAATCTCCAATCATTTCTCCTGAAGAAACAGGTTTTGAAACCCAAATACTACGAGGAATAAAGAAAAAAATACCTCCTAAAAGTTGATATCCTAAAGAAAAACCATTAACGTTAACATAATCAATAGCTGTTTTAAAATTAAAAAAAGCATCATAATTTAATGTGTTAAACGCATTGGAAATTCCGCCTCCTTTCATTTGTTCAATTAATAAATATGGATTTCTATATATTTCTATTAATGTTGCATCAGAATGGGTTATAATTGCCATTAATGGAAATAAAATAATCATTGAAAAGAATAAAAAACAAACTGTTTTTACATTACTGTTTAATATGTTTGGTTTAAATAAAAATATTAATGAAATATATAATGGTCCTAGAGCATTTCTCTTTTCTGTCAATGGGTTTTTAAACCAAAATAACAATGTTATCACAACCGTAAAAAAAAGAATAATATTCAAATAATTATTTCTGTTTTTATGCTTCTTTTTAAAATATTGAAAACACATTATGACTGCCGCAAAAGGAATAAAAAAGATAAATTTTTTCCAAAATAATAAAACTGAAACAGAATATTTCGAAGGAACCCAACTTGAACGATTAAGTTCATAGCTTATAAAATTATAACTAAACACAAAAAAAATAATACTTAAAACAGTGAAAATAAGTACTTTAAAAGGTAAAATTTTAATACTAAAAGTACTTTCTTCTTTCGGTGTAAAGTTGTTTAATCTTTTATTTTTTAATATTATATATGATAAAATAAAAACACTGTTGAAAACAGTAATTAATGCATTAACATATATTACTAAATCCTCTTTATAAGGAAATTTAGTTATAAACAAAGGGTTTTCGACCCCTGTAAATGAGTTAATTTGGGTAATGGGTGCAGCTAAGAAAAAAAGAAAGTTAAAAACAATATAAGTTGATAAAAAAGGGGAATAATTCTTTTCATAATACAAATGATATATTGTTATGACGAATAACACACAAGCACTTACAAAAAAAGACAGCCATACTTTAATATCTGCTGTAAATGTAACGAACATTATTAGCAATAAAGCCATATAAACTGTTATAAATACACTTCTTAATTTTATCATTGAATCAATTTTATATAAGTGTTAGCCATAGCATCTGTTAAATCTTTTTTAAAAAAATTTCTTTTAATTAAAGCCTTAAAATTCACAATAGAATGTATCTTAAATAATAATAAATTTTCATTCGATATTTCAGCTTCAATTTCAGGTGGGTGCTTTTCATTTAGTAAACCTAAAATTATTAATGCAATGAAAGATAGTAACTCTATGGCTATTTTTAATCCGCGACTTACTTCATTTATATAATAATCTATTATTAAAATACCATTCCCATATAGTAAAAAATACATTCCAATAATACTAAAAACCATAATAGGAGCAATAATTTCAAGTTTTAATGATGAA contains:
- a CDS encoding O-antigen polymerase, yielding MIKLRSVFITVYMALLLIMFVTFTADIKVWLSFFVSACVLFVITIYHLYYEKNYSPFLSTYIVFNFLFFLAAPITQINSFTGVENPLFITKFPYKEDLVIYVNALITVFNSVFILSYIILKNKRLNNFTPKEESTFSIKILPFKVLIFTVLSIIFFVFSYNFISYELNRSSWVPSKYSVSVLLFWKKFIFFIPFAAVIMCFQYFKKKHKNRNNYLNIILFFTVVITLLFWFKNPLTEKRNALGPLYISLIFLFKPNILNSNVKTVCFLFFSMIILFPLMAIITHSDATLIEIYRNPYLLIEQMKGGGISNAFNTLNYDAFFNFKTAIDYVNVNGFSLGYQLLGGIFFFIPRSIWVSKPVSSGEMIGDYLVSDYGYNHTNLSCPFVSEGFLNFGIVGVVIYAIILAHILSIMITWLKGKDMLKKTMAFYFAMHLLFLLRGDFTNGFSYFIAPLLAVVYFPRVVEIIIHNALKK
- a CDS encoding glycosyltransferase family 4 protein encodes the protein MTSTKVNITIVTPFFFPEPISTGKFNTEMAIALKNRGHHVKVLCFHPFYPSWKINKSSEDIDGIEIIRGGWFLKFTNNATIRRVILELSFTFFLLRNLSKLRSNTDIVIPVFPPSLGFLVTKLFLKKRTKKVGMVHDLQEIYANQKTSLLSKVISKLIHYVEKGCYQSCDSLIFLSQEMKDTAQEIYKLPISKLQVQYPFITINSKSKTNDLENILPNTHKHIVYSGALGEKQDPKGLFKIFNDSSKELNGVMFHIFSQGIHFDELKRSNTNTNIFFHPLVPKKNIEELYAKSDIQVVPQLPGTSKGSLPSKLPNLLFSGTNVVCITDKGSEIEQLFKKNNFKTIVTSWDSIKIKNIFEELINNDNRNINQTETSKKLFQIDAMIDKILN
- a CDS encoding putative colanic acid biosynthesis acetyltransferase; its protein translation is MRKKQDLQKFKLPPNFRGKNPFTVQFWWIVQGVLFRTSPQFLYGWRRFLLRMFGAQIGKNVIIRPTVRVTYPWKLKIGDHSWIGDDVVLYNLGNITIGSNTVISQKSYICTGSHDYSKVSFPIYAKEICIEDECWLATDVFVAPGITIGKQSVVGSRSSVYKNIPAGKIAYGNPAKIVKDRN
- a CDS encoding O-antigen ligase family protein, encoding MKKILKFIRNEEINIAFMLLFSLVLFPRNLKSIAIVLFALILIIKAITNKQKFNWKFFLINSSVYIFILLTVFYSQDMRYASLKLQTMLSLLLFPLLFSLISIDDYKNIYNNKNKFLYTYVLSVIGFNMSIFLWYCVKYANVFNAMRHYIIIVDQKLDKFSIHPIYLSMHIGIALVFCFYLFMKNNNKWILFLATILLFFLSILMKKGPILSLSIVLSYAVIFILNKKMKLRVLLLSLVGFTLLFSSSKLRNNFKELLNITPLTENNFTSTNMRAEIYKSSLKPMGQSLFLGHGIGDFNKVLINSYTNETLRKDKYNSHNQYISFVLIGGIVLLMLFLGVNFYNIKLAVKQKNHLFVVICVFYLANMLTESILERENGVVYFSFFTCFFGLKSYLSSNEV
- a CDS encoding glycosyltransferase family 4 protein, whose amino-acid sequence is MKSKILLIGPLPDPISGVSLANKVVKEILEKSDDYSVDYVNTSNPNFSEDLGSFSIKKAWFYFSLNLHLYKVFSSNAIYITPGQTFFGIVKYAVFILLGSLLNKELIIHVHGNHLGDCYQSLTGKKKRLFKYLVKRFSKGIVLSESLKNNLTPFLDSDQIHVLYNFAEDYLRDEREKDFSKLKLVFLSNLMQEKGIIYLLDALISLEENNILYEAKIAGNIDINLKDNIEEKLNSLKFTEYVGVVKEEDKKSLLYWSNTFILPTFYKMEGQPISILEALASKNCVVTTAHAGIPDIIQDSKNGKFIAKESVKSIVVTLSYLAQNLDFVEEKAKFNEIYFQKNFSLNNFGENFIDILNA